In a single window of the Paenibacillus sp. MMS20-IR301 genome:
- a CDS encoding ATP-binding cassette domain-containing protein gives MKDIMLKTSRLSKKYKEAHVLRDIDMTIYKGDIYGLIGKNGAGKTTFIRILSTLITPSSGEFRFSGPEVKVAAVIESPALYMDMTAEENLKYSSIQKNCYSRDKIADTLAFIGLEHTQRKQVKDFSLGMKQRLGIGLAILDAPDFLILDEPVNGLDPMGIIEIRQMITKINQELGTTLLISSHFLAELALVATRYGVLHEGALIQEFSNEDLQKELTGYRLLETSDNNAAIALIQGNITGSVQLKDRYLEFTASDEICIRISNALLEAGISIYRFLYQQTELEDYFLQVVGGQKVAL, from the coding sequence ATGAAAGATATTATGCTGAAGACAAGCAGGCTCTCCAAAAAATATAAAGAAGCCCATGTGCTGCGTGATATAGATATGACGATTTATAAAGGGGATATTTACGGTCTGATTGGTAAAAATGGTGCCGGGAAAACAACCTTTATCCGCATCTTGAGCACACTCATTACGCCAAGCTCCGGAGAGTTTCGCTTTTCCGGCCCGGAGGTGAAGGTAGCTGCTGTGATTGAAAGCCCGGCGTTATATATGGATATGACAGCAGAGGAGAATCTGAAATACAGCAGTATACAGAAGAATTGTTACAGCCGGGACAAGATCGCGGATACATTAGCCTTCATCGGCCTGGAGCATACGCAGCGCAAGCAGGTAAAGGACTTCTCCCTCGGCATGAAGCAGCGGCTGGGAATCGGCCTGGCGATTCTGGATGCACCGGATTTTCTGATCCTGGATGAGCCGGTTAACGGGCTGGACCCCATGGGGATTATTGAAATCAGGCAGATGATTACCAAGATTAATCAGGAGCTGGGCACAACGCTGCTGATCTCCAGCCACTTTCTGGCCGAGCTTGCACTGGTTGCTACGAGATATGGTGTTCTGCATGAAGGCGCATTAATTCAGGAATTCTCAAACGAAGATCTGCAGAAGGAGCTAACCGGCTACCGTCTGCTGGAAACTTCGGATAATAACGCGGCCATAGCTTTAATTCAGGGTAACATTACAGGCAGCGTGCAGCTTAAGGACAGATACCTCGAATTCACAGCCTCAGATGAAATCTGTATCCGGATCAGCAATGCCTTGCTGGAGGCGGGAATTTCCATATACCGGTTTCTGTACCAGCAGACAGAGCTGGAAGACTATTTCCTGCAGGTAGTAGGCGGACAGAAGGTGGCCCTATGA
- a CDS encoding LytTR family DNA-binding domain-containing protein: MLPVYVCEDDPAARTHVADVIEKYILIESLDMRLQPATANPQDILEGITKERTRGIYFLDIDLSADMNGFDLAKEIRRIDARGFIIFITTHGELAFETFKYKIEAMDYILKDEPQQIPSRIRQCLMSINERMLTGDRGETEYFTIRQPDEIRYMKLDDIIYFETSAAKHKVLLVTEHSCLEFFDNLKSIEERVGGSFIRCHRSFLIHKRHIVTVNYKDSTVLMTNGKQCLLSRSGKKELLTMYQ, translated from the coding sequence GTGCTGCCTGTCTATGTATGCGAGGATGATCCGGCGGCGAGAACGCATGTTGCGGATGTAATTGAGAAATATATACTGATTGAGAGCCTGGATATGAGGCTGCAGCCGGCTACGGCTAATCCGCAGGACATTCTGGAAGGAATTACGAAGGAGCGGACGAGGGGAATCTATTTTCTCGATATCGATCTGTCCGCTGACATGAACGGCTTTGATCTGGCGAAAGAGATCAGAAGGATAGATGCCCGGGGATTCATTATATTCATAACCACACATGGTGAGCTGGCGTTTGAAACCTTCAAATATAAGATCGAAGCTATGGACTATATCCTCAAAGACGAGCCACAGCAAATCCCTTCGAGAATCAGGCAATGCCTGATGAGCATTAATGAGCGCATGCTTACCGGCGACCGCGGGGAGACGGAATATTTCACGATCCGGCAGCCGGATGAAATCCGCTACATGAAGCTGGATGACATTATTTATTTCGAGACGTCTGCCGCGAAGCACAAGGTCCTTCTGGTCACGGAGCACAGTTGCCTGGAGTTTTTTGATAACCTGAAAAGCATCGAAGAACGGGTGGGCGGCAGCTTCATCCGCTGTCACCGCTCCTTCCTGATTCATAAACGCCATATTGTCACGGTCAATTATAAAGATTCCACTGTACTTATGACGAACGGGAAACAATGCCTGCTGTCGAGAAGCGGTAAAAAAGAACTGTTAACGATGTACCAATAA
- a CDS encoding GHKL domain-containing protein translates to MLRRKQLSLWFDRIYSVRRGGILTTLFVAVFILVWLKIMQYLSVQFQAETEDFEQLYLLSFVTIIGSVIFLLLLMTIYYRNEVKNEQIRRQAFMLQQQQAYIGSLEQLQQEVRSFRHDYKNIIASLYATADEHKVHETLGFIAGHILNLEHNLEQSIQETTHLSRVKLDEVKGLLLAKLSQAKHARVDFTLEAVKDVSDLYMEITDFIRCLGILLDNAIEAAAGRSDGFIRVALIQDEGRFVLIVRNNYANAPSVSEIWKNGYSTKGDNRGIGLHSYRTIVNRYANVVTETGIEDGCFVQILKSYQERSGR, encoded by the coding sequence ATGCTGCGCCGGAAGCAGCTGAGCTTATGGTTTGACCGGATCTATAGTGTGAGAAGGGGCGGTATTCTAACCACTTTGTTTGTGGCAGTCTTTATTCTCGTCTGGCTTAAAATAATGCAATACCTGTCTGTGCAGTTTCAGGCCGAGACAGAGGACTTTGAGCAGCTCTACTTATTGTCGTTTGTGACGATTATCGGCAGTGTGATCTTCCTGCTGTTATTAATGACAATTTATTACCGTAACGAAGTGAAGAATGAGCAGATCCGGCGGCAGGCGTTCATGCTCCAGCAGCAGCAGGCCTATATCGGCAGCCTGGAGCAGCTGCAGCAGGAGGTCCGCAGCTTCCGGCATGATTATAAGAATATAATCGCCAGTCTCTATGCCACGGCTGATGAGCATAAGGTGCATGAGACGCTCGGCTTCATTGCGGGGCATATTCTGAACCTGGAGCATAATCTTGAGCAGAGTATTCAGGAAACGACCCATTTGAGCCGGGTCAAGCTGGATGAAGTCAAAGGCCTGCTGCTGGCCAAGTTATCCCAAGCCAAGCATGCCCGGGTGGACTTCACGCTGGAAGCCGTGAAGGACGTCTCTGACCTTTATATGGAGATAACCGATTTCATCCGTTGCCTGGGTATTCTGCTCGATAATGCAATTGAAGCGGCTGCGGGGAGAAGTGACGGGTTCATAAGGGTGGCACTGATTCAGGATGAAGGCAGGTTCGTGCTGATTGTGCGGAATAATTATGCTAACGCACCTTCGGTGAGTGAGATCTGGAAGAATGGATATTCGACCAAGGGAGACAACCGGGGGATTGGACTGCACAGCTACCGGACCATTGTAAACAGATACGCTAATGTTGTAACCGAGACAGGCATAGAGGACGGGTGTTTCGTGCAAATCTTGAAATCTTACCAAGAGAGGAGTGGGCGTTAA
- the cysK gene encoding cysteine synthase A, producing the protein MASIHHNLTDLIGNTPLLALSRYSQTQALEASLIAKLEYFNPAGSVKDRIGFAMIKDAEEKGLINKDSVIIEPTSGNTGIGLAFAAAALGYRLIITLPEVFSLERRKLLVALGAELVLTPEAEGMRGAIRRAEEIAAETPNAYIPQQFENPANPEVHRRTTAEEIWRDTDGEVDIFVAGVGTGGTVSGVGQVLKERKAPVQIIAVEPYDSPVLSGGLPGPHGIQGIGSGFIPENYNSEFVDEVFKVKNEEALATARLLARSEGLLVGISSGAAVYAATQIAKRPGNKGKQIVVLLADSGERYLSTPLFD; encoded by the coding sequence GTGGCTAGTATTCACCACAATCTTACGGATTTGATTGGCAATACCCCTTTACTGGCTTTATCAAGATACAGCCAGACCCAGGCGCTTGAAGCCAGCCTGATTGCCAAGCTGGAATATTTCAATCCTGCGGGGAGTGTGAAGGACCGCATCGGGTTTGCGATGATCAAGGATGCCGAAGAAAAGGGCTTAATTAATAAAGACTCTGTCATCATTGAACCGACAAGCGGCAATACCGGAATCGGGCTGGCGTTCGCCGCTGCTGCTCTTGGCTACAGGCTGATTATTACACTTCCGGAGGTGTTCAGCCTTGAACGCCGGAAGCTTCTGGTTGCCCTTGGGGCTGAGCTGGTGCTGACACCGGAAGCGGAAGGAATGAGAGGGGCGATTAGACGGGCGGAAGAAATTGCAGCAGAGACCCCAAACGCCTATATCCCGCAGCAATTCGAAAATCCTGCCAACCCGGAGGTCCACCGCAGAACTACTGCCGAGGAAATCTGGCGTGATACTGACGGTGAAGTGGACATTTTTGTTGCCGGTGTCGGCACGGGCGGTACGGTTTCAGGTGTCGGCCAAGTGCTGAAGGAGCGTAAAGCCCCGGTTCAGATTATCGCGGTCGAACCGTATGATTCGCCGGTGCTTTCCGGCGGATTGCCGGGTCCACACGGGATTCAAGGAATCGGCTCCGGCTTTATTCCGGAGAACTACAACAGCGAATTTGTGGATGAAGTGTTTAAGGTGAAGAATGAGGAGGCGCTCGCAACGGCACGCCTGCTGGCCAGAAGTGAAGGACTGCTCGTGGGCATTTCCTCCGGGGCAGCGGTATACGCGGCAACGCAAATTGCCAAGCGTCCCGGGAATAAAGGAAAGCAGATTGTTGTTCTCCTGGCGGATAGCGGCGAACGTTACTTGTCTACACCGCTATTTGATTAA
- a CDS encoding ABC transporter substrate-binding protein has translation MLSKKLVTLTAVCALSLTAITGCGNNNNSAAPAPEPASSSAPASSADPSSTAAQDYKNVDIEVWGTNVGFKPIEKGSQTYEFIKEKLGVGVINPYVEWGGGTNYLNQLNLKIASGEVPDLFLPYGGNEDSLAKNGAIADLTELLPKYAPNVWNNIPEDVWNVVKANDPTGQGKIYYIPQVVDYGRYAGLIRQDWLDKLGLQMPKTQEEYVKVLEAFRDQDPNGNGQKDEQPTGGRQEARWMDHLFAMYGVAMFEGNPDWDIYDGQLTYSAVTPNMRASLEFIAKLYKDGLVDQEALLNDKAKWDGKVSGDKVGNYFQWTEKTNQYLDDMNKNTGVKGEFSVLPILEVPGYEGFYTAKRRIDPQWVVKAGKDETKLLATLTLLNNLYDKDNWKDLYLGVEGMHHTIVDGKAIKLPDDKSTQENVGIFNPASALATLDFTVDLLKSTASSDNMWSVDQTVKDLEDAQQYVKSIAGDGMPSSVYEGFADIQNRTLYIEYATKIIIGQYPIEKFDEFVEKWNKSGGEEVTKRAREWYGAVKK, from the coding sequence ATGCTAAGCAAAAAGCTTGTCACATTAACAGCGGTTTGTGCTTTGAGTCTTACAGCTATCACTGGCTGTGGTAACAACAATAATTCTGCAGCACCGGCTCCAGAACCTGCCTCATCTTCAGCACCAGCCTCATCCGCTGATCCGTCTTCAACCGCAGCCCAGGACTATAAGAATGTTGATATTGAGGTGTGGGGTACCAATGTCGGCTTCAAGCCTATTGAAAAAGGCAGCCAGACGTATGAATTCATTAAAGAAAAGCTGGGGGTCGGCGTAATTAATCCCTATGTGGAATGGGGCGGCGGCACCAACTACTTAAATCAGCTGAACCTGAAAATTGCCTCCGGCGAAGTTCCTGACTTATTCCTGCCTTATGGCGGTAACGAGGACAGCTTGGCCAAAAACGGTGCTATTGCCGACCTGACCGAGCTTCTGCCGAAATATGCGCCTAATGTCTGGAACAATATCCCTGAGGATGTATGGAATGTCGTGAAAGCTAACGATCCTACCGGCCAGGGGAAAATCTATTATATCCCGCAGGTAGTGGATTACGGCAGATATGCCGGGTTGATCCGCCAGGACTGGCTGGACAAACTGGGCCTCCAGATGCCTAAGACTCAAGAAGAATATGTGAAGGTGCTTGAAGCATTCCGGGATCAGGACCCTAACGGAAACGGGCAAAAGGATGAGCAGCCGACCGGCGGCCGTCAAGAAGCACGCTGGATGGACCATCTGTTCGCAATGTATGGTGTAGCGATGTTCGAAGGTAATCCGGATTGGGATATCTATGACGGACAGCTGACGTATTCCGCAGTGACGCCTAATATGAGAGCATCCCTGGAGTTCATTGCCAAGCTGTATAAGGATGGATTAGTTGACCAGGAAGCTCTATTGAACGATAAAGCCAAATGGGACGGCAAGGTTTCAGGCGACAAGGTCGGAAACTACTTCCAGTGGACGGAGAAAACCAATCAGTATCTGGATGATATGAATAAGAACACCGGAGTAAAAGGGGAATTCTCTGTACTTCCTATCCTTGAAGTTCCAGGCTATGAAGGTTTCTACACGGCGAAAAGAAGAATTGATCCGCAATGGGTGGTCAAAGCGGGCAAGGATGAAACGAAGCTGTTGGCAACGTTGACCCTGCTGAATAACCTGTACGATAAAGATAACTGGAAAGACCTGTATCTGGGTGTGGAAGGAATGCACCATACAATCGTAGACGGAAAAGCAATTAAGCTGCCGGATGACAAGAGCACCCAGGAAAATGTGGGAATATTCAATCCTGCCTCCGCTCTGGCGACGCTTGATTTCACTGTCGATCTTCTGAAGAGCACAGCATCGTCAGATAATATGTGGTCTGTGGACCAGACCGTCAAAGATTTAGAAGATGCCCAGCAATACGTGAAGTCTATTGCCGGTGATGGCATGCCGTCCAGTGTATATGAGGGCTTCGCTGATATCCAGAACCGTACGCTGTATATTGAATACGCCACCAAGATTATCATCGGCCAGTATCCGATTGAGAAATTCGATGAATTCGTCGAGAAGTGGAATAAATCAGGCGGTGAAGAGGTTACCAAGCGGGCAAGAGAATGGTATGGGGCTGTAAAAAAATAA
- a CDS encoding family 43 glycosylhydrolase, producing MKYVCNPVNMDYKYQFIDYHKRSIAREAADPSLILFKDKYYLFPSMTAGFLASDDLVHWAFHPLKGVPVHDYAPDVRGAGEYIYFSASSKSKNCSFYRTKDPVQGEFEEIPGSFPFWDPNLFIDDDGRMYFYWGCAQITPIYGVELNPEDMQPIGQPAELIFGQPKLHGYERGGDNHTFMRTADNKSDVADEPYIEGAWMDKYNGRYYLQYSSPGTQYNIYSDAVYISDQPLGPFTPAKNNPYSYKPGGFIPGAGHGSTLQDKAGNWWHTSTMRVSVNHPFERRLGLWPAGFDQDGELFCNQRYGDWPMKITETSLDPWSNPEWMLLSYGKPARASSSEKGKEASRATDENVQSWWKAASDQPGEWLEVDLERITDVHAVQINFADDQLNHPVPEGAELFEIGVVNKTKRYIDDRKHVTRWLLEGSVDGADYFVIEDKLQAESNLPHDLVVHEAGMKVRYIRCTVEELPFRQNACISGLRIFGRGEGELPVKPEGIQTRLLSELDLAVTWEKSTAVGHNVLWGFAPDKLYHSYTVFGQNKAEIGALIRGQSLYVRVDAFNEQGITEGDVYGIIE from the coding sequence ATGAAATATGTCTGCAATCCGGTCAATATGGACTACAAATATCAGTTCATTGATTACCACAAGCGGAGTATAGCCAGAGAAGCGGCGGACCCGTCATTGATTCTGTTCAAGGATAAATATTATCTGTTCCCTTCAATGACAGCGGGATTCCTTGCCAGCGATGATCTGGTACACTGGGCATTCCATCCCCTGAAAGGTGTACCGGTGCATGACTATGCTCCGGATGTACGGGGAGCCGGGGAATACATCTACTTCTCGGCCTCCTCCAAAAGTAAAAATTGCTCCTTCTACAGAACTAAAGATCCTGTTCAGGGTGAATTCGAAGAGATTCCCGGATCATTCCCTTTCTGGGACCCGAATTTATTCATCGATGATGACGGCCGCATGTACTTCTACTGGGGCTGCGCCCAGATCACTCCTATCTATGGTGTGGAGCTGAACCCGGAGGATATGCAGCCGATTGGCCAACCAGCGGAACTTATATTTGGCCAGCCTAAGCTGCACGGATATGAAAGAGGCGGGGACAATCATACTTTCATGCGAACAGCAGACAACAAGAGTGATGTTGCGGATGAGCCGTATATCGAGGGGGCATGGATGGATAAATACAACGGCCGGTATTATCTGCAATACTCCAGTCCGGGCACGCAATACAATATCTATTCCGATGCTGTGTATATATCGGATCAGCCGCTGGGACCGTTCACTCCGGCCAAGAATAATCCCTATTCCTATAAACCGGGCGGATTCATCCCGGGCGCGGGCCACGGATCCACATTGCAGGACAAAGCCGGAAACTGGTGGCATACCTCAACGATGAGAGTCAGCGTGAATCATCCCTTTGAAAGACGGCTGGGGCTATGGCCGGCCGGCTTCGACCAGGACGGGGAGCTGTTCTGCAATCAGCGCTACGGGGACTGGCCTATGAAGATTACGGAGACTTCACTTGACCCATGGAGCAATCCGGAGTGGATGCTGCTCTCTTACGGCAAGCCGGCCAGGGCATCTTCTTCCGAGAAAGGCAAGGAAGCCTCCAGGGCTACAGATGAGAATGTTCAGAGCTGGTGGAAGGCGGCCTCGGACCAGCCGGGGGAATGGCTTGAGGTCGATCTGGAGCGTATCACTGATGTGCATGCGGTACAGATTAATTTTGCCGATGATCAATTGAATCATCCTGTTCCTGAAGGGGCAGAGCTGTTTGAAATCGGAGTCGTGAATAAGACGAAAAGGTATATTGATGACCGTAAGCATGTGACCCGGTGGCTTCTGGAAGGCTCGGTTGACGGAGCGGATTATTTCGTAATTGAAGATAAATTGCAAGCAGAATCTAATCTGCCGCATGACCTTGTGGTACACGAAGCGGGAATGAAGGTGCGCTACATCAGATGTACGGTTGAGGAGCTTCCCTTCCGGCAGAACGCCTGTATTTCCGGTCTGCGGATATTTGGACGCGGGGAAGGTGAACTGCCGGTCAAGCCGGAGGGAATTCAAACCAGGCTGCTTAGCGAACTGGATCTGGCCGTTACCTGGGAGAAGAGTACAGCTGTAGGACACAATGTGCTGTGGGGCTTCGCTCCGGATAAGCTGTATCACAGCTATACGGTTTTTGGGCAGAACAAGGCAGAGATCGGCGCTTTAATTAGAGGCCAGTCCCTATATGTCAGAGTGGATGCCTTTAATGAGCAGGGTATTACCGAAGGTGATGTATACGGAATCATAGAGTGA
- a CDS encoding DUF5597 domain-containing protein, which produces MQSIPYLERDNQGLTTLWVDGKPFVALGGEIHNSSASSLTYMAEQVWPSLRGLHLNTLIVPIYWEQLEPVQHQFDYSLVDGIIEQAREEQVRLVFLWFGLWKNGVSSYVPEWVKRDYTTYFRACYKGDIPSTTISPLCEAAVAADAKAFTSLMKHLKDVDGEQNTVIMVQVENEIGFLASARDYSALAEAGFAGEVPPLISGAYARTGTWSEVFGEEADESFMAYHYACAVEQIASSGAKEYPLPLFVNAWLEQFPKRPGAYPSGGPVAKMMKIWKLAAPSIALYAPDIYLPDFAGICAEYTAGGNPLFIPEARRDLDSAANVFYAVGKHNALCFAPFGIEDFLKEPADGDSGADAALLLTLNIDKSGFTLNGTGPFLADSYRLLGSMIHTISGYRGTGCMRGFLQNHERGTILPFAGYDIQITYQRKEERQPVSGGLVIQTAEDEFIIAGMRFTAEWLPKRGEQAMADYIRIEEGMFVNDVWCMSRVLNGDEASRISVKSKPAALKVKMYKYK; this is translated from the coding sequence ATGCAATCTATACCTTATCTTGAACGTGATAATCAAGGGCTTACGACCCTTTGGGTAGACGGGAAACCGTTCGTTGCCCTGGGCGGAGAGATTCATAATTCCAGCGCTTCGTCTTTAACTTATATGGCGGAACAGGTCTGGCCTTCCTTAAGGGGCTTGCATTTAAATACGCTGATCGTCCCGATATACTGGGAGCAGCTTGAGCCTGTGCAGCATCAGTTCGATTACTCCCTGGTTGACGGAATCATTGAACAAGCCCGGGAGGAGCAGGTGCGGCTTGTCTTCCTGTGGTTCGGACTGTGGAAGAACGGAGTTTCCTCCTATGTGCCGGAATGGGTGAAACGGGATTATACGACCTATTTCCGGGCCTGCTACAAAGGTGATATTCCTTCTACTACGATCTCTCCATTATGCGAGGCTGCTGTTGCAGCAGATGCAAAGGCTTTCACAAGCCTGATGAAGCATCTGAAGGATGTTGACGGGGAGCAGAATACAGTTATTATGGTGCAGGTTGAGAACGAAATCGGTTTTTTGGCAAGCGCCCGGGACTATTCTGCCCTGGCAGAAGCCGGGTTCGCCGGAGAGGTTCCGCCACTGATAAGCGGGGCCTATGCCCGGACCGGCACATGGAGCGAGGTGTTTGGAGAAGAGGCCGACGAATCCTTCATGGCCTACCATTACGCTTGTGCGGTAGAGCAAATCGCAAGCTCAGGTGCCAAGGAATATCCGTTGCCGCTGTTTGTGAATGCCTGGCTGGAGCAGTTCCCGAAGCGTCCGGGAGCCTATCCCAGCGGCGGGCCGGTTGCGAAGATGATGAAGATCTGGAAGCTTGCAGCGCCTTCCATAGCCCTGTACGCCCCGGACATTTATCTGCCTGACTTTGCCGGAATATGCGCGGAATATACAGCAGGCGGGAATCCGCTGTTCATTCCTGAGGCGCGCAGAGATCTTGATTCAGCAGCCAATGTATTCTATGCGGTCGGTAAACATAACGCATTATGCTTTGCCCCGTTTGGTATCGAAGACTTCCTTAAAGAGCCTGCGGATGGAGACAGCGGTGCTGATGCTGCTCTGCTTCTGACTCTCAACATAGACAAATCAGGTTTCACTTTGAATGGCACCGGTCCTTTCCTTGCTGACAGCTATCGCCTGCTGGGGAGCATGATCCATACTATCAGCGGGTATAGAGGCACCGGTTGTATGAGAGGCTTCCTGCAGAATCATGAACGGGGAACGATCCTGCCCTTTGCCGGCTACGATATCCAAATTACGTACCAGCGCAAGGAAGAGCGTCAGCCTGTCTCGGGCGGGCTTGTAATCCAGACCGCGGAGGATGAGTTCATTATAGCCGGAATGCGGTTTACCGCAGAATGGCTCCCGAAACGCGGCGAGCAGGCAATGGCGGATTATATCCGCATCGAAGAGGGAATGTTTGTTAACGATGTGTGGTGTATGAGCAGAGTACTGAACGGTGATGAAGCCAGCAGAATCTCAGTCAAGAGCAAGCCCGCAGCGCTGAAAGTTAAAATGTATAAATACAAATGA
- a CDS encoding carbohydrate ABC transporter permease: MYESKGDKLFTAVITAALLVLAVIALVPLLSVLATSFSSKRVVDLNLVTLWPKEFTFASWGYIVDRLDLWKSFFLTFGSTLIGTVLALLMTALLAYPLSKPEFRWGSVLMIGVVIAMIFKAPIIPYFLTVRGIGLYNNPLVLIVPHILNPFNLIIMRTFFKQFPKELEEAAFLEGSGYFRMLFQFVLPLSKAVLATLALFYGVVLWNQFQHPLLFIQNPDLFPLQMKIRQFITDENALVPGIASSVNLMYNERTLRAATVIFAITPIIIVYPFLQKYFVKGAMIGSVKG, from the coding sequence ATGTACGAATCTAAAGGAGATAAACTGTTTACAGCGGTAATTACGGCGGCGTTACTGGTCTTGGCGGTCATTGCACTGGTTCCTCTGTTGTCTGTTCTGGCTACCTCATTCAGCTCAAAGCGGGTTGTAGATCTGAACTTGGTAACGCTTTGGCCGAAGGAGTTCACCTTTGCTTCCTGGGGTTATATTGTGGACCGTCTGGACCTGTGGAAATCATTCTTTCTGACCTTTGGCTCAACGCTGATCGGAACGGTGCTGGCTCTCTTGATGACAGCCTTACTTGCTTACCCGCTCTCAAAGCCTGAGTTCCGCTGGGGTTCCGTACTGATGATCGGCGTTGTGATTGCAATGATCTTTAAAGCGCCAATCATTCCTTACTTTCTGACGGTGCGGGGCATCGGCTTATATAATAATCCGTTAGTGTTAATTGTGCCTCATATTCTTAATCCGTTTAACCTGATTATTATGAGAACCTTCTTCAAGCAGTTCCCGAAAGAGCTGGAGGAGGCGGCCTTCCTGGAAGGCAGCGGATATTTCCGGATGCTGTTCCAGTTCGTGCTTCCCTTGTCAAAAGCCGTGTTAGCTACGTTAGCCTTGTTCTACGGGGTGGTGTTATGGAATCAGTTCCAGCATCCGCTGCTCTTCATTCAGAATCCGGATCTCTTCCCGCTGCAGATGAAAATCCGCCAGTTCATTACGGATGAGAATGCGCTTGTCCCGGGTATCGCTTCATCCGTTAACCTCATGTATAACGAGAGAACGCTGCGGGCGGCAACGGTTATCTTTGCAATTACACCAATCATTATTGTGTATCCGTTCCTGCAGAAATATTTCGTCAAAGGGGCCATGATTGGCTCGGTTAAAGGCTGA
- a CDS encoding ABC transporter permease subunit, whose amino-acid sequence MKNLWPLYVMAIPGMLFLIVFKYIPLFGTVIAFKDYSVFKGFLDSPWVGFKHFQSLLHYPDFIRVFGNTLILGLLKIVLVFPIPVLFALMINEIRKSVVKKSVQTALYIPHFLSWVIVSGIVFDLFSINGFFNIILGWFGHEPILAMQDSAFFRPIYVLTSIWRDAGWGTIVYMAAISAIDPQLYESAMIDGASRFRQIRHITFPLLLPTVVVLLLLDIGNFMELGFDQVFNLLTPMTYSVGDILDTYVFRTGIQQAQYSFATAVGIFQSVIGFTLVYTFNKISNKVSDGGLW is encoded by the coding sequence ATGAAAAATTTATGGCCGCTGTACGTGATGGCTATTCCCGGTATGTTATTTCTAATCGTATTCAAATACATTCCATTGTTCGGAACCGTAATCGCTTTCAAGGACTATTCCGTATTCAAAGGATTTCTGGACAGCCCGTGGGTAGGGTTTAAGCATTTTCAGAGCCTGCTCCACTACCCTGATTTCATCCGGGTCTTCGGGAACACGCTTATCCTTGGCCTGCTGAAGATCGTACTGGTCTTTCCGATTCCGGTCTTATTTGCACTCATGATTAATGAAATCCGTAAATCTGTGGTCAAGAAAAGCGTGCAGACCGCACTCTACATTCCGCATTTTCTGTCCTGGGTCATCGTTTCCGGTATCGTGTTTGATCTTTTCTCGATTAACGGATTCTTCAATATCATCCTTGGCTGGTTTGGCCATGAACCAATCCTCGCTATGCAGGACAGTGCGTTCTTTCGTCCGATCTATGTGCTGACCTCTATCTGGAGAGATGCAGGCTGGGGAACCATTGTCTATATGGCAGCCATCAGCGCCATTGACCCGCAGCTGTATGAATCCGCGATGATTGACGGTGCGTCCCGTTTCAGACAGATCCGGCATATTACGTTCCCGCTGCTTCTCCCTACGGTGGTGGTGCTTCTGTTACTGGATATCGGTAATTTCATGGAGCTTGGCTTTGATCAGGTGTTTAACCTGCTGACGCCAATGACGTACAGCGTGGGAGATATCCTGGATACCTATGTATTCCGAACCGGTATTCAGCAGGCACAGTACAGCTTTGCAACAGCAGTAGGGATATTCCAGTCCGTAATCGGCTTCACCCTGGTTTATACCTTCAACAAAATTTCGAATAAAGTGTCAGATGGAGGGCTGTGGTAA